The Corallococcus soli genome contains a region encoding:
- the ileS gene encoding isoleucine--tRNA ligase — translation MSEKPSPLFDAVPVEMDFPAEERRVLAFWKERGIFEKSLKANEGGKSFVFYEGPPTANGLPHNGHVLTRVIKDLFPRYQTMRGHYVPRKAGWDTHGLPVEVEVEKELRIHGKAEIERYGVEPFTERCIESVFRYTAEWERLTQRIGFWVDLNEAYVTYHRGFVQSVWWALSELFKKGLLYQGHKVVWWWPRGGTALSAAEVGLGYKTVDDPSVYVAFPLRDAPDTALLIWTTTPWTLPSNMYAAVNPSVDYVTVDAGDRKLIIAAALREELSKKLKKDLPVLSTQKGQELVGKRYTPPFDTYFAKDADATLPLKDGGEDSVGWRVLAADFVTLDSGTGIVHTAPAFGEDDYDAFRKDRLRFKNPDALEMRCAVKPDGTFSEEVPLVTGRFVKDADKDLQRNLKERGLLIHTEQYRHEYPFCWRADEDPLIQYARPAWYIRTTSVIEQAKANNQNVNWVPEHIKDGRFGDFLANNVDWALSRERYWGTPLPLWIHSETSETEAVPSIAELRQKPGNNVAAVEAELKAFLAGKPHEANAEHLLVHKPWIDKVTYEKAGTSGKFQRVPEVVDVWFDSGCMPFAQWGFPHAEGSQETFNRAFPADFISEAIDQTRGWFYSLLMVSTLVFDEETQKRMGLTPKREWPMPYKSCIVLGHVSDKEGKKESKSKGNYTPPEIILDEVRMDFAVLTATEAGVPAEPGVALIAREDLEGLDTQEGARVQLFRADRPDAAVTVTVKVHKKLKRRVVLLAPAELQALDVKPSARGADVMPVEVPRLPAGERVVLKDPATKAPGADAFRWFFYAASPTWSNTRHSLANVRLLQKDFQVKLRNVYSFFTIYANIDGFNPAKGNAGAKEAPWLAIRKSEGWRPVKDRTVLDRWILSEVQLTLRDVSRALDTYQVYDAAQRMVALVDALSNWYLRRSRSRFWAPGFEQDKQDAYFTLYEALTTITALSAPFIPFFTDEMWGNLVVKPWPSTQPESVHLARFPDVDANLIDEGLAAEMGAVRELVSLGLKVRTDNKLKVRQPLSRADVILSRRELTERVAVYQELISDELNVHTVKLVEPGSPEADVVRYRVRPNLRAMGSRLGPKLAPVRKAFDAGDGRALHHELLQTGKVALNVGGEDMVFPAEELETLVEAQPGYAAAGAGVGVVVLHTQLTEALVDEGLVRELLARVQGARKDLNLGYTDRIRLWVDGDDRVKRVVDAAREEVSRETLASEIHVGPEGLKGTEEEDSLNGLPARIRVERA, via the coding sequence ATGTCTGAAAAGCCTTCGCCCCTGTTTGACGCGGTCCCCGTGGAGATGGACTTCCCGGCCGAGGAGCGCCGCGTCCTGGCCTTCTGGAAGGAACGCGGCATCTTCGAAAAGTCGCTCAAGGCGAACGAAGGGGGCAAGAGCTTCGTCTTCTACGAAGGGCCGCCCACCGCGAACGGCCTGCCCCACAACGGCCACGTCCTCACGCGCGTCATCAAGGACCTGTTCCCCCGCTACCAGACGATGCGGGGCCACTACGTGCCGCGCAAGGCGGGCTGGGACACGCACGGCCTGCCGGTGGAAGTGGAGGTGGAGAAGGAGCTGCGCATCCACGGCAAGGCGGAGATTGAGCGCTACGGCGTCGAGCCCTTCACCGAGCGCTGCATCGAATCCGTCTTCCGCTACACGGCCGAGTGGGAGCGGCTCACCCAGCGCATCGGTTTCTGGGTGGACCTGAACGAGGCCTACGTCACCTATCACCGCGGCTTCGTGCAGAGTGTGTGGTGGGCGCTCTCCGAGCTGTTCAAGAAGGGCCTGCTGTACCAGGGCCACAAGGTGGTGTGGTGGTGGCCGCGCGGCGGCACCGCGCTGTCCGCCGCCGAGGTGGGCCTGGGCTACAAGACGGTGGACGATCCCAGCGTCTACGTGGCCTTCCCGCTGCGCGACGCGCCGGACACCGCGCTGCTCATCTGGACGACGACGCCCTGGACGCTGCCGTCCAACATGTACGCGGCCGTCAACCCGTCGGTGGACTACGTCACCGTGGACGCCGGGGACCGCAAGCTCATCATCGCCGCCGCGCTGCGCGAGGAGCTGTCGAAGAAGCTCAAGAAGGACCTGCCGGTGCTGTCCACGCAGAAGGGCCAGGAGCTGGTCGGCAAGCGCTACACGCCGCCCTTCGACACCTACTTCGCGAAGGACGCGGACGCGACGCTGCCCCTCAAGGACGGCGGCGAGGACTCCGTGGGCTGGCGCGTGCTGGCCGCGGACTTCGTCACGCTCGACAGCGGCACGGGCATCGTGCACACGGCGCCCGCCTTCGGCGAGGACGACTACGACGCCTTCCGCAAGGACCGCCTGCGCTTCAAGAACCCGGACGCGCTGGAGATGCGCTGCGCGGTGAAGCCGGACGGCACCTTCTCCGAAGAGGTGCCGCTCGTCACCGGCCGCTTCGTGAAGGACGCGGACAAGGACCTGCAGCGCAACCTGAAGGAGCGCGGGCTGCTCATCCACACGGAGCAGTACCGCCACGAGTACCCCTTCTGCTGGCGCGCGGACGAGGACCCGCTCATCCAGTACGCCCGGCCCGCCTGGTACATCCGCACCACGTCCGTCATCGAGCAGGCCAAGGCCAACAACCAGAACGTCAACTGGGTGCCGGAGCACATCAAGGACGGCCGCTTCGGCGACTTCCTGGCCAACAACGTGGACTGGGCCCTGTCGCGCGAGCGCTACTGGGGCACGCCGCTGCCCCTGTGGATCCACTCGGAGACGAGTGAGACGGAGGCCGTCCCGTCCATCGCGGAGCTGCGCCAGAAGCCGGGCAACAACGTGGCCGCCGTGGAGGCGGAGCTGAAGGCGTTCCTCGCCGGCAAGCCGCACGAGGCCAACGCGGAGCACCTGCTGGTGCACAAGCCGTGGATCGACAAGGTCACCTACGAGAAGGCCGGCACCAGCGGGAAGTTCCAGCGCGTCCCGGAGGTGGTGGACGTGTGGTTCGACTCCGGCTGCATGCCCTTCGCGCAGTGGGGCTTCCCGCATGCCGAGGGCTCCCAGGAGACCTTCAACCGCGCGTTCCCGGCGGACTTCATCTCGGAGGCCATCGACCAGACGCGCGGCTGGTTCTATTCGCTGCTGATGGTCAGCACGCTCGTCTTCGACGAGGAGACGCAGAAGCGCATGGGGCTCACGCCGAAGCGTGAGTGGCCCATGCCCTACAAGAGCTGCATCGTGCTGGGCCACGTCTCCGACAAGGAGGGCAAGAAGGAGTCCAAGTCCAAGGGCAACTACACCCCGCCGGAGATCATCCTGGACGAGGTGCGCATGGACTTCGCGGTGCTCACCGCCACGGAGGCCGGCGTCCCGGCGGAGCCCGGCGTGGCGCTCATCGCGCGCGAGGACCTGGAGGGCCTGGACACGCAGGAGGGCGCCCGCGTGCAGCTCTTCCGCGCGGACCGGCCGGACGCTGCCGTCACCGTGACGGTGAAGGTGCACAAGAAGCTCAAGCGCCGCGTGGTGCTGCTGGCCCCGGCGGAGCTGCAGGCGCTGGACGTGAAGCCCTCCGCGCGCGGCGCGGACGTGATGCCGGTGGAGGTGCCCCGGCTGCCTGCCGGTGAGCGCGTGGTGCTCAAGGACCCGGCCACCAAGGCCCCGGGCGCGGACGCGTTCCGCTGGTTCTTCTACGCGGCGAGCCCCACCTGGTCCAACACGCGCCACTCGCTGGCGAACGTGCGGCTGTTGCAGAAGGACTTCCAGGTCAAGCTGCGCAACGTCTACTCGTTCTTCACCATCTACGCGAACATCGACGGCTTCAACCCGGCGAAGGGCAACGCGGGCGCGAAGGAAGCGCCGTGGCTGGCCATCCGCAAGAGCGAGGGCTGGCGCCCGGTGAAGGACCGGACCGTGCTGGACCGGTGGATCCTCTCCGAGGTGCAGCTCACCCTGCGCGACGTGTCCAGGGCGCTGGACACGTATCAGGTGTACGACGCGGCCCAGCGGATGGTGGCGCTGGTGGACGCGCTGTCCAACTGGTACCTGCGCCGCAGCCGCTCGCGCTTCTGGGCGCCGGGCTTCGAACAGGACAAGCAGGACGCGTACTTCACGCTGTACGAAGCGCTCACCACCATCACCGCGCTGTCCGCACCCTTCATCCCGTTCTTCACCGACGAGATGTGGGGCAACCTGGTGGTGAAGCCCTGGCCGTCCACGCAGCCGGAGAGCGTGCACCTGGCGCGCTTCCCGGACGTGGACGCAAACCTCATCGACGAGGGGCTGGCCGCGGAGATGGGCGCGGTGCGCGAGCTGGTGTCGCTGGGCCTCAAGGTGCGCACGGACAACAAGCTCAAGGTGCGCCAGCCGCTGTCCCGCGCGGACGTCATCCTGTCGCGCCGCGAGCTGACCGAGCGCGTGGCCGTGTACCAGGAGCTCATCTCCGACGAGCTGAACGTGCACACCGTGAAGCTGGTGGAGCCGGGCAGCCCGGAGGCGGACGTGGTGCGCTACCGCGTGCGGCCCAACCTGCGCGCCATGGGCAGCCGGCTGGGGCCCAAGCTCGCGCCGGTGCGCAAGGCGTTCGACGCGGGCGACGGCCGCGCGCTGCACCACGAGCTGCTCCAGACGGGCAAGGTGGCCCTCAACGTGGGCGGCGAGGACATGGTCTTCCCGGCCGAGGAGCTGGAGACGCTGGTGGAAGCCCAGCCCGGCTACGCCGCCGCCGGTGCGGGCGTGGGCGTGGTGGTGCTCCACACGCAGCTCACGGAGGCGCTGGTGGACGAGGGCCTGGTGCGCGAGCTGCTGGCGCGCGTGCAGGGCGCCCGCAAGGACCTGAACCTGGGCTACACCGACCGCATCCGCCTGTGGGTGGACGGCGATGACCGGGTGAAGCGCGTCGTCGACGCGGCCCGCGAGGAGGTCTCCCGCGAGACGCTGGCCTCGGAGATCCACGTCGGCCCCGAGGGCCTCAAGGGCACCGAGGAAGAGGACAGCCTCAACGGCCTGCCCGCGCGCATCCGCGTCGAGCGCGCCTGA
- a CDS encoding TonB-dependent siderophore receptor, translating into MPILPRSRARRLVPGALLGASVVLSSSALAQEPAMPPESPAPSESSPVVTPSEAPAPAPAVSTDPEETFTLPTVNVEAERERANGPVKGFTARRSGSGTKTDTSLLETPQAVSVVGRAQMDAQQVQSVVEATRYTPGVRSETFGADSRNDWFLIRGFTSQEGGYFLDGLQLYSSSFATWRIETFGLERVEAVRGPASVLYGGTSPGGLLNMVGKRPPTDGPVRHVEVGVNEFANGYAGVDLGGAIDAGNHWRYRVTALARGGGTQVDDIDNNRLFLAPALTWAPTERTSLTLYANLLADRTRGQNFLPYVGTVVDAPYGRIPTDLYTSDKSLDRFKRDQRWWGYEFAHRFNDTFTVRQNLRHARLDLDFRTLYGVGYAGDPAEAQLARGNFVTLPNANLFTVDTQGEARFTTGPVHHTVLAGVDYKHYRLDDEQGYEAGAPLDLLNPVRGDFTPTTTRYTDNRSTQDQLGVYLQDQVRFGEHLDLVVSGRHDWVGLAVDNALTPAASYDGSESALSGRAGLLYRFDSGVAPYVSFSRSFSPVAGTKTDGTLFEPETGQQLEAGVKFQPEDTRLMVGLSLFELKRQNFVTTDGAFNQLQIGEVRSRGFEAEANATLLRGLSLIGSASLYSLEITEGAELELGKRPVGVPEVMASLWLDYTFQDGALRGFGAAAGVRGVGASYADRENTLEVPGFTLVDVGVHYERGPWRAALNASNVADTTYVSSCSSTAACFYGERRRASANVGYTW; encoded by the coding sequence ATGCCCATCCTGCCTCGAAGCCGCGCTCGCCGCCTCGTCCCGGGAGCGCTGCTCGGCGCTTCGGTCGTCCTGTCCTCGTCGGCCCTGGCCCAGGAGCCCGCAATGCCGCCGGAGTCCCCGGCGCCCTCGGAGTCGTCCCCCGTCGTGACCCCGTCCGAGGCGCCTGCCCCGGCTCCGGCGGTCTCCACGGATCCGGAGGAGACCTTCACCCTGCCCACCGTGAACGTGGAGGCGGAGCGTGAGCGCGCCAACGGGCCGGTGAAGGGCTTCACCGCGCGCCGCAGCGGCAGCGGCACGAAGACGGACACGTCGCTGCTGGAGACGCCGCAGGCGGTGTCGGTGGTGGGCCGCGCGCAGATGGATGCGCAGCAGGTGCAGTCCGTGGTGGAGGCCACGCGCTACACGCCCGGCGTGCGCTCGGAGACCTTCGGCGCGGATTCGCGCAACGACTGGTTCCTCATCCGGGGCTTCACGTCGCAGGAGGGCGGCTACTTCCTGGACGGGCTCCAGCTGTACTCCAGCAGCTTCGCCACCTGGCGCATCGAGACCTTCGGCCTGGAGCGCGTGGAGGCCGTGCGCGGCCCCGCGTCCGTGCTCTACGGCGGCACGTCCCCGGGCGGCCTGCTCAACATGGTGGGCAAGCGCCCTCCCACGGACGGGCCGGTGCGCCACGTGGAGGTGGGCGTCAACGAGTTCGCCAACGGCTACGCGGGCGTGGACCTGGGCGGCGCCATCGACGCGGGCAACCACTGGCGCTACCGGGTGACGGCGCTGGCGCGCGGCGGCGGCACGCAGGTGGACGACATCGACAACAACCGGCTGTTCCTCGCGCCGGCGCTCACCTGGGCCCCCACGGAGCGCACGTCGCTGACGCTCTACGCGAACCTGCTGGCGGACCGCACCCGAGGACAGAACTTCCTGCCCTACGTGGGCACCGTGGTGGACGCGCCGTATGGCCGCATCCCCACCGACCTCTACACCAGCGACAAGAGCCTGGACCGCTTCAAGCGCGACCAGCGCTGGTGGGGCTATGAGTTCGCCCACCGCTTCAACGACACCTTCACGGTGCGCCAGAACCTGCGCCACGCCCGCCTGGACCTGGACTTCCGGACGCTCTACGGCGTGGGCTACGCGGGCGACCCGGCGGAGGCCCAGCTGGCGCGCGGCAACTTCGTGACGCTGCCAAACGCGAACCTCTTCACCGTGGACACCCAGGGCGAGGCGCGCTTCACCACCGGCCCCGTGCACCACACAGTGCTGGCCGGCGTGGACTACAAGCACTACCGGCTGGACGATGAGCAGGGCTACGAGGCGGGCGCGCCGCTGGACCTGCTGAACCCCGTGCGCGGCGACTTCACGCCCACCACGACGCGCTACACGGACAACCGCTCCACGCAGGACCAGCTGGGCGTCTACCTCCAGGACCAGGTGCGCTTCGGTGAGCACCTGGACCTCGTGGTGAGCGGACGTCACGACTGGGTGGGCCTGGCCGTGGACAACGCGCTGACCCCGGCCGCCAGCTACGACGGCAGCGAGAGCGCCCTGAGCGGCCGCGCGGGCCTGCTCTACCGCTTCGACAGCGGCGTCGCGCCGTATGTGAGCTTCTCGCGCTCCTTCAGCCCGGTGGCCGGCACGAAGACGGACGGCACGCTGTTCGAGCCGGAGACAGGGCAGCAGCTGGAAGCCGGCGTGAAGTTCCAGCCGGAGGACACGCGCCTGATGGTGGGCCTGTCCCTCTTCGAGCTGAAGCGCCAGAACTTCGTCACCACCGACGGCGCCTTCAACCAGCTCCAGATTGGCGAAGTGCGCTCGCGCGGCTTCGAGGCGGAGGCCAACGCCACGCTGCTGCGCGGCCTGAGCCTCATCGGCTCCGCGTCGCTGTACTCGCTCGAAATCACGGAGGGCGCGGAGCTGGAGCTCGGCAAGCGCCCGGTGGGCGTACCAGAGGTGATGGCGTCGCTGTGGCTGGACTACACCTTCCAGGACGGCGCGCTGCGAGGCTTCGGAGCGGCGGCGGGCGTGCGCGGCGTGGGCGCGTCCTACGCGGACCGCGAGAACACGCTGGAGGTGCCGGGCTTCACGCTGGTGGACGTGGGCGTGCACTACGAGCGTGGCCCGTGGCGGGCGGCCCTCAACGCCTCCAACGTCGCGGACACGACCTACGTGTCCTCGTGCAGCTCCACGGCGGCCTGCTTCTACGGCGAGCGCCGTCGCGCGTCCGCCAACGTCGGCTACACCTGGTAG
- a CDS encoding PepSY-associated TM helix domain-containing protein — MKLSPRTFRIQYDLHAWAGVIASLFLFVIFFCGVFSMFREELELWQDPALQVAPSLEGPPSFDAMLARVKEQAPLPVGSRVGLLSHEDTRFITAYLFEPTGLRVLWLDPVTGTALPERSRLASELYWMHFFYRVPWGMEFSGVVSVALLMALVSGLWIHLKDLRAQWWRFRPTAKPRFSASDAHKVLGVFGLPFTAMLAWSGAVLCLSALASQGFGSAVYGGQADRVARLRGHEEPLREAARREAPMLTLDTVVARARQSVPGAEGVPRYVELHHYGDAMAWAGVYFQLAPLGPDHFAHVDTVSGETFGSSVESRTPAFTFERLLFDLHAGRFAEALMKPLYALLALAMCAVLITGNLVWLERRDPLRKHRGHRALERLTVGVSAGLAFGTAFYFAVNRVLPWTLARRADWEFGLFLGAWVLAAGFAFVPRVVPRQVASVLCALSAVLFGGVVVGDVALRDVNLFTALARGMPPVFLSELLLCCMTLCCGGLAWGLRRRRTVAALPGGEAPEGPLVKA; from the coding sequence ATGAAGCTTTCGCCCCGCACCTTCCGCATCCAGTACGACCTGCACGCGTGGGCGGGCGTCATCGCCAGCCTCTTCCTGTTCGTCATCTTCTTCTGCGGCGTCTTCTCGATGTTCCGCGAGGAGCTGGAGCTCTGGCAGGACCCCGCGCTCCAGGTGGCCCCGTCCCTGGAGGGCCCGCCTTCCTTCGACGCGATGCTCGCGCGGGTGAAGGAGCAGGCGCCGCTCCCGGTGGGCTCGCGCGTGGGCCTGCTCTCGCACGAGGACACGCGGTTCATCACCGCGTACCTCTTCGAGCCCACGGGGCTTCGCGTGCTGTGGCTGGACCCCGTCACCGGCACCGCGCTGCCGGAGCGCAGCCGGCTGGCCAGCGAGCTGTACTGGATGCACTTCTTCTACCGCGTGCCGTGGGGCATGGAATTCTCGGGCGTGGTGTCCGTCGCGCTGCTCATGGCGCTGGTGAGCGGCTTGTGGATCCACCTGAAGGACCTGCGCGCGCAGTGGTGGCGCTTCCGGCCCACCGCGAAGCCGCGCTTCTCCGCGTCGGACGCGCACAAGGTGCTGGGCGTCTTCGGGCTGCCCTTCACCGCGATGCTCGCGTGGTCGGGCGCGGTCCTGTGCCTGTCCGCGCTCGCCTCCCAGGGCTTCGGCTCCGCCGTGTATGGCGGTCAGGCGGACCGGGTGGCGCGGCTTCGTGGACACGAGGAGCCGTTGCGTGAGGCCGCCAGGCGCGAGGCGCCCATGCTGACGCTGGACACCGTCGTGGCCCGCGCCCGCCAGTCGGTCCCCGGCGCGGAGGGCGTTCCCCGCTACGTGGAGCTCCACCATTACGGTGATGCCATGGCGTGGGCCGGCGTCTACTTCCAGCTCGCGCCCCTGGGGCCGGACCACTTCGCCCACGTGGACACGGTGAGCGGCGAGACGTTCGGCTCCAGCGTCGAGTCCCGCACGCCGGCCTTCACCTTCGAGCGGCTCCTCTTCGACCTGCACGCCGGCCGGTTCGCGGAGGCGCTGATGAAGCCGCTCTACGCGCTGCTCGCGCTGGCGATGTGCGCGGTGCTCATCACCGGCAACCTCGTGTGGCTGGAGCGCCGGGACCCGCTGCGCAAGCACCGGGGCCACCGGGCGCTGGAGCGGCTGACGGTGGGCGTGTCCGCGGGGCTCGCCTTCGGCACGGCGTTCTACTTCGCCGTGAACCGCGTGCTGCCGTGGACGCTGGCGCGGCGGGCCGACTGGGAGTTCGGCCTGTTCCTGGGCGCGTGGGTGCTCGCGGCCGGCTTCGCGTTCGTGCCGCGCGTCGTCCCCCGTCAGGTGGCCAGCGTGCTGTGCGCGCTGTCCGCGGTGCTGTTCGGCGGGGTGGTGGTGGGCGACGTGGCGCTCCGCGACGTGAACCTGTTCACGGCGCTGGCGCGGGGGATGCCTCCGGTGTTCCTGTCGGAGCTGCTGCTGTGCTGCATGACCCTGTGCTGCGGTGGGCTCGCGTGGGGTCTGCGCCGTCGGCGGACGGTGGCGGCCCTTCCGGGCGGGGAGGCTCCGGAAGGACCGCTCGTCAAGGCGTGA